Proteins from a single region of Fundulus heteroclitus isolate FHET01 chromosome 12, MU-UCD_Fhet_4.1, whole genome shotgun sequence:
- the si:dkey-90l8.3 gene encoding LIM domain transcription factor LMO4-B: MVNSQASGVPPAPRSCAGCGGKIADRFLLFSMERYWHTRCLKCSCCQAQLGDIGTTCYSKGGMILCRSDYIKLFGACCACGQSIPANEMVMRAQGNVYHIKCFSCATCRNRLIPGDRFHYINGTIFCEHDRPGTALHNSHLAPLQSSSVLTDQKVC; encoded by the exons ATGGTGAATAGCCAAGCGTCAGGTGTTCCACCGGCTCCCAGGTCCTGTGCAGGATGCGGGGGGAAGATCGCCGACCGCTTCCTGCTCTTCTCCATGGAACGCTACTGGCACACACGCTGCCTCAAATGTTCCTGCTGCCAGGCCCAGCTGGGGGACATCGGCACCACCTGCTACAGCAAAGGAGGCATGATTCTGTGTCGCAGCGACTACATCAA GCTGTTCGGGGCATGCTGCGCCTGCGGCCAGTCCATCCCAGCAAACGAGATGGTGATGAGGGCACAGGGGAACGTTTACCACATCAAG TGTTTCAGCTGTGCCACCTGTAGAAACAGACTAATTCCCGGGGATCGATTCCATTACATCAATGGTACAATCTTCTGCGAACATGACAGGCCTGGCACTGCTTTGCACAACAGCCACCTGGCGCCACTCCAGAGCAGCTCAGTACTGACAGACCAGAAG GTATGTTAA